Part of the Clostridia bacterium genome is shown below.
AAGGTGATATAGTAAAACAATCTGATATAATAGGAAATATAGGTAAAAACTCTTATTTGCACTTTGAAGTGATAGTGAATCAGCAGAGATTAGATCCGTTAAAATTCATTAAACCAGAAAACAAGATAGTTAAGTAGATGGGGAAGGCTACAGCTGATAATGAGGATGTTCGATATTTATGGTATAAAGTTCAAGATAGGGGTTTTTACTATATTGTTGTTTGCATTAATAATAATTGCCGGTTTTATAAAGGAGACAGCAGTAATGCTGTCAATTATTTTTATACATGAATTTTCACACATTATAGTTGCTATTTTATATGGGTTAAAAGTAGTTGAAATAGAGTTACTTCCTATAGGTGGAACTGCTAAAATAGAAAATATGCAGGGATTATTTCCTGAACAAGAAATATTAATATCTTTAGCAGGGCCTGCTGTAAATTTTATGATAGTTTTTATGATCAGATCATTAAACTTCAATACAAAAATAGATGGAAGCTTATTGCACTTTTTTAGTTGCGGTAACCTAATGCTAGGGATTTTTAATCTGATTCCTGCACTACCCCTTGATGGCGGAAGAATTTTGCGGGGAATATTGCATTATTTTATTGGATATAAGAAGGCTACAAAAATACTGATAGCTTTAACTAGAGTAATCGCTGTTGGATTATTTATATTTAGTTTGTGTATAATAATTGAAGGTGGGAAAAATATATTATCTTTATTTGTATCGATATTTTTATTGATAAATTCTAGAAAAGAATCAAAGATTTTGCCTTACATAAGCATAAGAAATATCTTGTCAAGACAAGAATATAGCAATTTGAGGAGGAATCAGTCTAATATTAGGCACATTATTACGGATAAAGACACAAAAGCAAAAAACATAGTCGATGATTTTAAACCCTATAATTATTATATTGTAGTCTTAACAGATCACGATGGGAAAGTATTAGGCTGCTTAGATGAATCCAGTTTAATCGATGGGATGATAGAATATGGTATAGATGTGCCAATAGGAAAATTGGTATATATAAAGGATTTATAAAATTTATGTAGAATAAAATGATAGTACGTTTTATTTTTAGGAGGAGTAGCAGTGTATCAAGAAATAGACAGAGTTTTAAAGAAAGTCCAGAAACCAGCTAGATACATAGGCAATGAATATAACATGGTTATCAAAGATGTAGAAACTGTAGATGTTCGCTTTGCGTTTGCGTTTCCAGATACTTATGAAGTGGGAATGTCCCACTTGGGCCTTAAAATTTTATACCACTTGATGAATGAAAGAGATGATGTGTTTTGTGAAAGGGTATTTGCCCCATGGCTGGATATGGAAGAGCAAATGCGAGGTAGGAATATCCCATTGTTTTCCCTCGAGACAAGGACAGCATTAAATGATTTTGATTTGATTGGATTTACGTTGCAATATGAAATGTGTTATACAAACATATTAACTATGCTTGATCTTGGAAATATCCCTTTATTTTCAAAAGAAAGAGAATTGGAGCATCCCTTTATAATTGCCGGTGGACCAAGTGTTTATAATCCCGAACCATTGGCGGATATAATTGATTTTTTTGTGGTAGGTGAAGCAGAAAATGTAATAAACGATATTATCGATGTATATAAGGAATGGAGGCATTTACCAGGCAAGAGCAGAGATGATTTTTTGAAACAAGCAGCTAGACTACCTGGTATATATGTCCCTAAATTTTATAATGTAGAGTATTATAAGGATGGTAGGATAAAAGAGTTTTATCCGATGCAAGAAGGCTGTCCGGTGAAAATTAAAAAAAATATAATAACTGATATGGATAAAGTTTATTATCCGGACAATGTCATAGTACCGTTTACCGATATAGTTCACGATAGAATAGTACTTGAAATATTCAGGGGGTGTACAAGAGGCTGCCGATTTTGTCAAGCGGGGATGGTATATAGGCCGGTTAGGGAGAAGTCTATATCTAGATTGATGGAACTATCACAAGATTTAATAAAAAATACCGGGTATGAACAGATTTCGTTGGCTTCATTGAGTACAGGGGATTATTCTGAAATTGAAGATCTTATCCTTAAGTTGATGGAGAAAAATGAGGGACAAAAAGTTTCTTTATCACTACCGTCTTTAAGGTTGGACAGTTTTTCAAAAGAATTTATCAAACAAATAAAAAAAGTAAAGAAAACAGGATTGACCTTTGCACCAGAGGCAGGGACTCAAAGATTGAGAAATGTCATAAATAAGGGAATAGATGAGAAGGATTTGATAAATTCTGCTATAACCGCCTTTGAATTTGGATGGACAAGCTTGAAGTTTTATTTTATGTTAGGGTTACCTACTGAACAGGATGAGGATGTGGAGGCAATATTTGATCTTACGCAAAAGGTTGTAGATGAATATAAAAAAATGTCAAAGCCTTTAAAGAGATTAAAGATAACTGTGAGCACCTCTACTTTTGTTCCTAAAGCATTTACTCCCTTTCAATGGGAACCTCAGTTGTCAATATCAGAAATACATAGGAGACAGCAATATTTGAATTCTTTATTTAAGAACAAAAGAATAACATATAATTGGCATGATGCTGAACTGTCTTATCTAGAAGCAGTTTTTGCACGTGGGGATAGAAAGCTCAACAAAGTATTGTATAGGGCATGGCAGAAAGGATGCAGATTTGATAGCTGGAACAGCAATTTTAATTATCAAAAATGGATGCAGGCATTTGAAGAATGCCATATTGATCCT
Proteins encoded:
- a CDS encoding M50 family metallopeptidase produces the protein MRMFDIYGIKFKIGVFTILLFALIIIAGFIKETAVMLSIIFIHEFSHIIVAILYGLKVVEIELLPIGGTAKIENMQGLFPEQEILISLAGPAVNFMIVFMIRSLNFNTKIDGSLLHFFSCGNLMLGIFNLIPALPLDGGRILRGILHYFIGYKKATKILIALTRVIAVGLFIFSLCIIIEGGKNILSLFVSIFLLINSRKESKILPYISIRNILSRQEYSNLRRNQSNIRHIITDKDTKAKNIVDDFKPYNYYIVVLTDHDGKVLGCLDESSLIDGMIEYGIDVPIGKLVYIKDL
- a CDS encoding TIGR03960 family B12-binding radical SAM protein encodes the protein MYQEIDRVLKKVQKPARYIGNEYNMVIKDVETVDVRFAFAFPDTYEVGMSHLGLKILYHLMNERDDVFCERVFAPWLDMEEQMRGRNIPLFSLETRTALNDFDLIGFTLQYEMCYTNILTMLDLGNIPLFSKERELEHPFIIAGGPSVYNPEPLADIIDFFVVGEAENVINDIIDVYKEWRHLPGKSRDDFLKQAARLPGIYVPKFYNVEYYKDGRIKEFYPMQEGCPVKIKKNIITDMDKVYYPDNVIVPFTDIVHDRIVLEIFRGCTRGCRFCQAGMVYRPVREKSISRLMELSQDLIKNTGYEQISLASLSTGDYSEIEDLILKLMEKNEGQKVSLSLPSLRLDSFSKEFIKQIKKVKKTGLTFAPEAGTQRLRNVINKGIDEKDLINSAITAFEFGWTSLKFYFMLGLPTEQDEDVEAIFDLTQKVVDEYKKMSKPLKRLKITVSTSTFVPKAFTPFQWEPQLSISEIHRRQQYLNSLFKNKRITYNWHDAELSYLEAVFARGDRKLNKVLYRAWQKGCRFDSWNSNFNYQKWMQAFEECHIDPDFYVYRKRNYDEILPWDHIDAGVSKQFLIKEHKRALKGITTPDCREACINCGVKNLKEGVCER